Within the Deinococcus peraridilitoris DSM 19664 genome, the region TCGAAGCGGGCGCTCCTTCGCCTATATCCATATCCGCGTGTGACAGGACGCCAAGGATGCGGCCAGGCAACAGGTCGAAAGGGACCTGTTGCCTGGCCAGGAGCGCAGCGCGGCGCTTCACCAGCCCGGCAATCCATTCAGGGTGGAGTTCCCCATACCTCCACGCTTCCGGAGATTCGGGTGGTCGCAGCTCAGGCGCGCGGAGGGTGAGCGTCGTCGGTGCTCCGTCCAACCGTGAAGTACACCAGGCGTGGGTTTGCCACAGCGCGCCTGGAAGCTCGACGGACATTCTCACCTGATGAGTGTACACACGGCGGGCGGGCCCAAAGGACAGTCGCGGCCCAAACACCTATTGTCTTCGTTGCAGACGACCGGGTGCTGTCGACTCGCTCTTTCGGCGCTGAAGATCGCCCAGTAGCGGCGTCGCCAGCCGGGACTGGGGTTTGGGTGAATGGCGGTCAGTGCCTCCGAGTGGTACCCGATGAGATGACGGGAAGCGGGGTCCTTCCCTCACCGGAGCGCGTTCAGTAGCCGCTCCACGTCCTCCATGCTGGTGTAATGCGCGATGCTCGCTCGGGCTACGCCCGCCGGGTAGAGGCCCAGGTCCGTCATGGGCTGCACGGCGTAGAAATGCCCTGCGGACAGATCGATGCCCTGTTCGCTGAGGCGCGTGGCCGTCTGTTCCGGCGCTTCGCCAGCCACCCGGAAGGCGACCGTGCCAACGCGGCGCTCCATCTCCTGTGGGCCGTATACCGTCACGTTCGGTCGGGCCACCAGTCCAGCCAGCAGGTGCGTGGCCACCGGTTCTTCCAACTCGCGGATGCACTTGGCCGCTGTATTCAACGCCTCACGGGTCAGGTCGCTCGCGCCACCCAACTCACGCAGGTAATCCAGGGTGCCCAGCCAGCCCGCCAGCAACTCGAACTGGGGGGTGCCGTGCTCCAGGCCGTGCACATCGGCGTCCGGGAAGAACACCAGTTTCGGCCAGGGCAACTCCGCGCGTAACTCAGGGCGGATCCACAGCGCACCCAGGTGTGGTCCGCACACCTTGTACATGCTGAACGTCACGAAATCAGCACCCCACGACTGCACGTCCGGAAACTCGTGCGGTGCGCTCTGCACCGCGTCCGCAAACGTCCATGCCCCCACCTCGCGGGCCAGGGCCGTGACCGCGCGAATATCCACGGTGCTACCGAGCACGTTGCTGGCCGTGGTGACCGCCACCAGCCGCGTGCGTGGTGAGAGCAGCACCTTGAGGTCCTCCAGGTCGAGACGAAGGTCCGGGGTGCGTGCATGCCAGACGTTCACGCTCACACCGGAGCGTTGCAGGTCACGCCAGGGGCTGGCGTTCGCCTCGTGCTCCAGCCCAGACACGATGACCTCGTCGCCCGGTCCCCACAGGCGCGTGAAGGCAGTCGCCATGCGGAAGGCCAGCGCCGTGGCGCTGGGGCCCAGCACCACGTCCTCAGGCTGAGCGTTGAAGAACAACGCTGTGCCCTCGCGCGCGCGGTGCTTGATGTTCAGCATCTCGCGGCCAGGCTGGTGACCGATCATGCTGTTGATGGCGCCGTAGCGGATCAGGTGTCGGGTGACGCCGTCAATCGCGTGCTGAGGCAGGAGTGAGCCGGCCGCATTGTCCAGGTAGACCCGGCCGTTGGCCAGCGAGGGGAACTGCGCGCGAATCTCGGTGCGGTTCATGGAGGGGAGTATAGGCGAGGGCAACAATCATGCGACCGGGACGTTCCTGCACGAGGTCGAGGATGCGCCGTGGCGTGATCAGCTCCCTTTACCGGTTGCTGTGAAGATGGGCACGCGGAAACCTGCTCCACTACCGTCCACGGAGAACGCGATGGTCGCCGCGACAGAGCCAATTGCGTGGTTGGACTCGCCCCTGTGGGTGGGGGTGTTTGTGGTGGACGTACCGATGGATGGGTTCCAGGATCATGCGCTTGGTAACCCATGCGTCGCCCGATGTCTGCGAGCGTCGCGCCCACACCTGCAATCAGTACGAGCGCCACCGCGGCCCACTACGCGACTGTCAGGCGCCCACCAAGCAGTACCACTCCGAATATCGCCGCTACGGCCCGGAACAGGCTCACCAGGACGCCGAACGTTCACGCAGGCACCTGCCGCAATGCCAGCCTGTGGTCGGACCACTCTCTTGGGTATGGCCGCCGAGTGTCATTCGGGGTTTGCCGTAGTCACTGACCGACCATCACCTTGACGGCCACTGTGCGGTACCCTGAACTTACCGTGCCCAGCGGTGCAACGACAGCATGCCGCTCGCGTTCCTCAGCGAGGCTCATCTCCTCGTGACCAATCCAATTATCGAGTCCAAAATCCGTGTTCCCTGGCCGCGTCGCTCGCTCGTGTCGCGATCCCGACTGCTTGATCGGCTCGACGCGGGCCTACACGCCAAACTTACCCTCGTCTCGGCTCCCGCTGGCTCTGGGAAAACCACCCTTATCAGCACCTGGGCGGCCGCATCGTCGATTCCCGTCGCGTGGCTCTCCCTCGACCATGACGATAACGACCCGACGCGGTTCCTGACGTACCTCATCGCCGCGCTGCGCGAAGTGGCCGCAATCGGCGATGAAGCGCAGCGCACGGCACGGACGGCTTCACCACCGACGGTAGAGATCCTCACGACGGTGCTCAATGACGTTGGACGCCTCGCACGCCCGCTCGTCCTGGTGCTGGACGACTACCACGTCATTCACCGCGAGGCGGTCCACCACATGCTCGACTTCATCCTCGCGCACCAGCCACCGCACCTCCACCTGCTCCTCACCACCCGCGAGGACCCACCCTTACCGCTCGCCAGACACCGCGTCCGCAACGACCTCAACGAGCTCCGCACGCCCGAGTTGCACTTCACTACCACAGAAGCCGCGGCCTTCCTCAACGACGTCATGCACGTCAACCTGGAGCTGGAAGACGTCGCGACCCTCAGCGCCCGCACGGAAGGCTGGGTGGCAGGCCTGCAACTCGCCGCACTGTCCCTGCGTGACCAACCGAACCGCTCGGCCTTCGTGCAGGGCTTCGCCGGGAATGACCGCCTCGTGCTGACGTACCTCGTCGACGAAGTCCTCGCGCATCAACCCCAAGCCGTCCGGCAGTTCCTGCTGCACACGGCCCTGCTGGACCACCTGAATGGACCCCTGTGCGACGCCGTCACCGGGCAGACAGGAAGCCAGAAGCAGCTGGAGACGCTCGAACGGCAGAACTACTTCCTCGTTCCTCTCGACGGCAGGCGTCACGCGTACCGGTACCACCACTTGTTCGCCGAGGCCCTACGGGCACGCCTCCACGCCGAGCAACCCGGGCAGGCGCGTTTCCTTCACCGCCGCGCCAGTGCTTGGTTCGAGCAGCACGACCTGCCTGAGGACGCCATCCGGCACGCTCTTGCTGCTCAGGACTTCGAGCGTGCCGCGAGCATGATCGAACTGGCCGTTCCCAAATTGCGTCGAAGTCTGCGCGAAGAGGCCATCCTGGGGTGGCTTAACGCGCTGCCGGATGATCTTCTGCGTGACCGGCCGGTCCTGAGTGTGCATCACGCCAAGGCGCTGCTGCGCACCGGAGACCTCCACAAGGTTGAAGTCAAGCTCCGCACGGCGGAACGCTCGCTGGGCGCACCTGACATGGTTGTCGTGGACGAGGCCGAGTTCCGGCGTCTCCCGGCCGAGATCGCCGTGTACCGCGCTGCGACGGCCATGACGCTCGGCACGGTCGGTGAGGCAGAACGACACGCGCAGCACGCGCTTCACCTCACGCCCAACGAGGACCACCTCGCGCGTGGCGCCGCGAGCGGTTTCCTCGGCCTGACCGCCCTTCACACCGGGGATCTTGAGGCGGCGCGGGGCTGGTGGGCGGAGGCGGAGATGCACCTGCTTCGCGCCGGGCACACTCCAGATGCGATCGGCACTGTGCGCGTCCAGGCGGACATCC harbors:
- a CDS encoding cysteine desulfurase-like protein, which translates into the protein MNRTEIRAQFPSLANGRVYLDNAAGSLLPQHAIDGVTRHLIRYGAINSMIGHQPGREMLNIKHRAREGTALFFNAQPEDVVLGPSATALAFRMATAFTRLWGPGDEVIVSGLEHEANASPWRDLQRSGVSVNVWHARTPDLRLDLEDLKVLLSPRTRLVAVTTASNVLGSTVDIRAVTALAREVGAWTFADAVQSAPHEFPDVQSWGADFVTFSMYKVCGPHLGALWIRPELRAELPWPKLVFFPDADVHGLEHGTPQFELLAGWLGTLDYLRELGGASDLTREALNTAAKCIRELEEPVATHLLAGLVARPNVTVYGPQEMERRVGTVAFRVAGEAPEQTATRLSEQGIDLSAGHFYAVQPMTDLGLYPAGVARASIAHYTSMEDVERLLNALR
- a CDS encoding LuxR C-terminal-related transcriptional regulator, coding for MTNPIIESKIRVPWPRRSLVSRSRLLDRLDAGLHAKLTLVSAPAGSGKTTLISTWAAASSIPVAWLSLDHDDNDPTRFLTYLIAALREVAAIGDEAQRTARTASPPTVEILTTVLNDVGRLARPLVLVLDDYHVIHREAVHHMLDFILAHQPPHLHLLLTTREDPPLPLARHRVRNDLNELRTPELHFTTTEAAAFLNDVMHVNLELEDVATLSARTEGWVAGLQLAALSLRDQPNRSAFVQGFAGNDRLVLTYLVDEVLAHQPQAVRQFLLHTALLDHLNGPLCDAVTGQTGSQKQLETLERQNYFLVPLDGRRHAYRYHHLFAEALRARLHAEQPGQARFLHRRASAWFEQHDLPEDAIRHALAAQDFERAASMIELAVPKLRRSLREEAILGWLNALPDDLLRDRPVLSVHHAKALLRTGDLHKVEVKLRTAERSLGAPDMVVVDEAEFRRLPAEIAVYRAATAMTLGTVGEAERHAQHALHLTPNEDHLARGAASGFLGLTALHTGDLEAARGWWAEAEMHLLRAGHTPDAIGTVRVQADILVTQGRLRDALHTYERGLQVAHPAGEAIVRGSADMHVGMSELYREWNDLTAARQHLQRNDMLGPLLGLPQHEWRARVALAGVHAAQGELDDALRLLDEAQGRYVPDFFPVVRPIPAMKVQILLVHGHLRGAEDWVRAAGVTPQDDVTYVREFELVTLARVLLARAKTDVVNHTPHDIQDLLTRLERAAVKGGRNGSLIEILVLQALALDAEGEGANVLIPLGRALELAEPEGYARLFLREGARMTGLLNRAKKRGITPSYARDLLAALDPTTPAPRPAAFTGETLSDRELTVLRWLASDLSGPDIARELGVSLNTLRTHTKRIYDKLGVHDRRGAVRRARDLNVI